From the genome of Falco biarmicus isolate bFalBia1 chromosome 2, bFalBia1.pri, whole genome shotgun sequence:
CCGTTGGGAGACAGACATACCCAGAGTGTCTATTGGTGGCTTCTTCTTCGTGACCATGGGTTTGGGGGTTGTGTTGCAGAAGGGACAGGGTCCCCCGAGGACACcttgcagctgtgccagggcctGAGGGGGAAAGCTCTCAGAGATGCCTCACTGAAATGTGTCTTGAGGAATCACGTTAGGTGTGTCCACACAAGTGGAGAAGTGACCTTCTTCACATGGTTTGTTTTCAGGAGTTGAGAATTTAAAAGCTTCGCTCCAAAAGCGATAGTTGATCCTGAAAATAACATGTAGCCAGGCTTTTGCTGACAGTGTTGCTGGGCCTGGCTAGTGCTGAGAGTTTATCCAATGTTCAAATTGGTTTAGCAGCACTGATGGCTTAGCAAATCAAGCCAAAATAATGTATACAAGCTTTAGACTCACTGAAGCATATCTACCGCAGGCATTTTCCAGGAATTTATCaagataaatataaaattaatgtagTTAATCCAAACAGCCTTTCTGCTATAGAAAAAGCCCAAGCAAAACCAGATAGCCCTTATCTTTCCAGTATTCCATGTCAGACAAATACACCTCAGGTATGACTCAGGTGAATTTGATTCTGCTTCAGATTTGCAGATTGGGCTGTGTGACCTCTCATTTctgacatttactttttttgtttggtttgtgtgtgtggaaaagAGTAACATTTCTCCCTAACAGATCCATTAGGGAAGAATGcatttgctgctggttttttaaTCATGTTTAATAGGTGGTTATTCTTCAGTGTTTAATTTGTCAGTGGTCAATTGGATAATGCCTCCCAGCTCTTTGCTGATGGAGGCTGTATAATACCAGAactgttaaaaaacccaaaagtgaGGGTTAGGTTGCTGAGGAGTAAATTAAGCTAGTGAATCATGTGTGAACCAGGTGATGTCACAAGACCATTTGGTCTGGGGATGTGCAGCTGTATCATCCTTTGGGTCAGTCTCCAGAAGCAGTGGCAGGTCTGAAGAGCTCCCTTGGGTTCATGACTAGCTGGTACAATGTCTGACTGCCAAAACTTTTGATTGCTAATCAAGGTGTTCCTACACGGTGATAAAGGGGTTAGACAGGTTTTGGGAAGAGTTCCAAGAGACTATTTATGTACTTAATGGGatttaaataaatgtcagaCACCTACGTTCAGAGCTGCAATAAAGAAAACCCCCACTCAGCTGCCACCCAGCCCTCCAGGTACTTAAATTCACCAGCTGCTTTCCACTGTGACCTACAAGTTGACTCACAGCTCCTTTTTTCAGTGTctctggaggggctggggcaggtaGAGAAAGGGCACCTCCCCACATCAACCCCACCTCTGTGTagggaagaagaggggaaatGCTAAAGGGAGAAAATGTGGGCTGCAGTTCAGCAGATGAGGCTCTCCATCAGTCCTCAGCATGACTTTATGTTTCACAATGAACAGTggataaacacaaaaataatcttgaGATCAAGGTTATCCCCCTTGGCTATGAGGAGGGAAACCTGAGTTATGCAGTATTCCCCTTTCATCCCTAATTCCTGTGAAATATCATACAGTCAGCATGGTTCCAGGTTATCGGTTTCATATATCTGTGATAACTAAAAAAGTTACTCTTATTGATGTCCCTTTTTTCCTTACAGTGACCGAGAAACAGGAAGGTGTCTCTGACTGTCACCCCTCACCTCTGTTGGGTGTGGGCACATCTTCCAGATCTGTGCCAGAAAGCACGAATGCCTTTGAGAGCAAACCCTTCATGCCTCTGACCCCTCATGAACAGCTGAACCTGCTCTCCACCTTCCAGCACAATTGGGTGACATAATTACagatttaattattaatttccttctttataCATCTGAACATCTTCATCTTCTTTCTCTTATCACCTTTGGGCATAAAGCAGAGCTGACCAAAGTGCCAGCCCAGCGAGCTCTCACTCCTAAAGCAGTTTGGGCTACTGGAAACCAGGGAGTTGGATAAAgtgttcagattttttcttGAAGTGCATTATATTTTCCACGTACCATAGCATGACTGCTAAAATGATCTTTCCCCAAAGTGCCTTAATTCTTCTCTGATCTCAACTAATTCTCTCTTATCATCTGATGATTTTGTCTTCTATCAGCCTCTTCTGGtgaaaaaatcatagaatcacagaatggtcagggttggaagggacctctggagatcatctagtccaacccccagctaaagcagggtcacctatgcaggttgcacaggatgGTGTCCAAGTGGGTTTTGacactccacagcctctctggccagcctcttccagcactcggtcaccctcaaggtaaagcaGCTCTTCCTCATATTTAGATGGAACTTCCCATGTTGctgtttgtgcccattgtcccttgtcctgttgctgggcaccaccaAAAAGAGCCTGGTCCCGTCCTCCTGACACCCACCCTGAggatatttgtagacattgataaaGTCCCCTCCCGGtattctcttccccaggctaaccaggcccagctctctcagcctttcctcataagggagatgctccagtcccctcatctttgtagccctccgctgggccctctccagtagttccctgtctctcttcaactggggagcccagaactgggcacagcactccagacggggcctcaccagggcagagcagaggggaggatcacctccctccacctgctggccacgctcctcctgatgccccccaggatcccactggccttcttggccacaagggcacactgctggctcatgggcaacttgctccCACGGTcctctccacagagctgccctccagcaggtcagccccagcctgtactggtacATGGGATTGTTCCCCCcgaggtgcaggaccctacacttgcctttgttgaactccatgaggttcctccccacccagctctccagcctgtccaggtctcgctgaatggcagcggAACCTTCTGgtgcatcagccactcctcccagttctgcatCGTCAGCACCTTGCTGAGGGCaaactctgtcccttcatccaaGTCAttgatgaataagttgaacagggctggacccagcactgacccctggggaacaccgctggctacaggcctccagcgAGACTCTGTGCTGTTGTTCACAactctctgagctctgccattcggccagttctcaatccacctcactgtccactcatgTAGCCCATGCTTCCTGAGCTCACCTATGAGGATATTATGGGAggcagtgtcaaaagccttgctgaggtcaagatAGAGAACATCCACTGCCCTCTGCttgtctacccagccagtcattccatcacagaaggccatcaggttggtcaggcatgatttccccttgatGAGTCCACATTGACTGttcctgataaccttcttttcctccacatgcttagagatgaTCTTCAGGATGTCATCCCtttaaacataaataattttcagggatgccaaaataaaactgaatctTCAGCCCAGAGATTAAAGCATTTTCTGGGAACTCTAATTTTTGCTGCATTTATTCTGTGTTAATGCaagctattattattattcctccCCTTGACTGAGGAACCGCAGGGTCAGAGCCAGGTTCAGCCTCATGTGGGCAGCTGCAGTGTGCAAGACATGAGCGCTCCTGCTTGCTGTTCACGGCTTATCTGCACTGGGAAACTTTGCAGGGACTGGTGAATTAGTTAAATTTTGACTGGATAAGGAACTAGAAACTGTAACCATGAGTGTGTAATTTTTTAAGGTAGCCTATTAAAGCTCTGTTGGATGCTTTTAAACTGGTTTTTATTATCCCCAACTGAACTCATACTGTGTGCCTACCTGGGAGATGTTTTGATTAGACTCAAGGCATCAGCCCTAATAACAGGATTAAGTTCTCCCTCCTGAGTCACCCAGGTCCAGCTAAAAGCTGCAAGAGTTGATCTGGGTTTCACTGTCATGAACTTCAGCTCCAGGGACACACAGGGAATTTTACCTGGGCCACAGGGTTCAtcaattgcttttctttccaggctTTTCATATATCATAAGCAGCAACAAATGAGACAGTCCCATTCTTTCTGGAGATAATTGTCATGCTATGTATGATGTTGTCATTGTTGTTGTCACTGTTATTTAATAATTGCCTAAATTTCCCAATGTCCCCAAAACATCACTGTGATGGGTCCCTGCCCTGAGAAGTGCATCACATAAAAGATAACAAGGAGGTTGTAATATCAGGAGAGATTAGATTGTCCAGAATTCCACTATAGTTTTAATAATGTGGAAAGGCTGCATCATGCCGCTCTGGAGAGTTAAGAGCATaaccagctctgctcctggtccaaaagaagtaaaaatagcCTAATTCCCACAGATTGGGAGCCCTGGTGGGTTGGGAGCCATCAGGGTGTAAAACCTTCCTGCTTTACTGACCTTGCCACCCCAGGCTCCACACACAGGTGAACAGTTACCCAAGGCCCAGGCCGGCGGAGAAAAAAGGCCCTTAGGTTTCTTAAGAGCCAAATCATTTTAGTGagctctccccctccttctctaagtaaaaaatccttttctgtgGCCACCAGCAAATCACTGGAAAAAGCTCAAATGATTGTGAGAGCGTGACCGCCTGTCAGCATGGGCGCCTCGGTCTGCACGGCGCTGGGGCAGCGCTGCTGCCCGTGGTGGGTGGGCATGGCCCGAACGGGGAATTATTTATGTGTTTTGCAGATCTGCTGCGAGGAGGTAATAGCTGCTGTGTGAAATGGGACCTGTTGTTGCGAAAGGGCTGTGCAGGAAGTGTCTGGGTGGTATAGCAGTGCTTTTAAGGAGTTACACCCTTACTATGGGCCTGGCCCAAGCCTGCTGGAATCAACAGGGATTTGCTGAGTGACAGTGAGGAGCTTTGGATCCAGCCCTGAAGTATCTGCAAGCCTGTGGAAAGTGCCAACGTGTTTTTCACAGCATTGACGGGTGGGGGGAGGCTGAAGTAGAAATCCTGGCACCCATGGGTGACCCAGCAGCGCAGGCGGGTGGTAGCCAGGTGGTGACAAGACACAGGGAGTGGCATTCCTGTCCATGTGCTTCTTGGCAGGGATGAAGCAGGGTGCTGACTAGGGCCCTTGCCAGGACTTGATGGCTGAGTCAGGGCTCTGCAAGAACCTCTCCCTGTCCTCTCCTCCCATGGACCCACCTGCCcattgctctgtgtgtgtcagATGAAGCATTGGGTGGTTCTGTGCAGAGGAACCCACCTGAGGCACCCAGCTGTCCGTGCACGCTGAAGAAACAGTCATACACCACAACTAGCACCAAGGGTGCAGGGCCAAGTAGGTGGGAAACTGCAGAAGTGTTATTTGCATCCCACCCCCATCTTTTTTGGTGAAGCTAGCCAATTTTGGGCTTCTGTGGAAGCTGAAAAGCAGGGCATTCACCTTCACATGCCTAACCTGACAAATACAAGCCTGACAGtacagggctgtgcagggagaggCACACTGCCTCTGACAGGGGGGAGGCTGCCGCAGGGGTAGTACTCTCGCTGTGGTCAGTTGTGCAAAGTCCTTACAAGGGAGTCTGCTGAGGTGAAGATGGTCTCTGCCCACATGAGGGGAAAGCAGTGGCTGGTATGGTGTAGAACCTCAGATCCAACAGTCCCTCTGGCTTCAGAAGCCGTGTTCTGAGAGCACAGTAGAAATTCGTCTGTGATGATCACAAACCAAACAATCCAAAATGTGCATAGAGAACTCTCAGAtgcctgcccctctgccctcctgccttGTCAAGAGCAGTTCAGTGAGCATGGGGTAACGAAGACAAGAAACAGCATGATCACTCTTAAGCCAGGACCCCATCTACTCCTTTTGCTGCAAATCAGCAAACACAGTCTATGAGCTAGAAGTTGAGCTGTGAGTGGTCATTACTCAGATATACACAACACACTCTTCTCCCAGGCTGGCCGCTGGGCACCTCCTCATCTTGCTGCGCCATGATCACCGCAGTGGTAATGGGAAGTGCCAGCAAGGCAGTGTGTGCTACTTTCTGAAGAACAGATGttgcacccatttttaaaaggggTAGAAAGGAGTGCCCCAGGAACTACtgacctgtcagcctcacctctgtgcgTGGGAAGATCATGGATCAGATCCCCCTAGAAGCTATGCTgaggcacatggaggacagggaggtgattcaaGACAGCCAGCATGGTTTCACCAAGGGCAAGCCCTGCCTGACCAACTTCATGACCTTCTACGATGGAGTGActgcatcagtggacaagggaagagctgcagGTGTCATGCCTGGGCTTCTGTGAGGCCTTGGACACGGTtccccacaacatccttctctccaAATTGGAGAGATAcagatttgatggatggactgttCGGTGGATGAGGAATTTGTTGGATGGTCACATCCAGAGGATAGCGGTCAACAGCTCAACATCCAGATGGACATCAGTGgcaagtggtgtccctcaggggtccatattgggaccagtactgtttaatatcttcatcagtgacatagacagtgggatcgagtgcacccaCAGCAAGcctgcagacaacaccaagctgagtggtgcagttgagACACCTGAGGAATGGGGTGTCATCTAGAGGGACCTGCacaagctcaagaagtgggcccatgtgaacctcatgaagttcaaccaggccaagtgcagggtcctgcacctgggcgGGGTCAACCCCTGGTATCAACACAGGCTGGGGACGAAGGgcttgagagcagctctgcagagaaggacctgggggtaccggtggatgaaaagctggacgtGACCaggcaatgtgtgcttgcagcccagaaagccaaccgtgtcctgggctgcatcaaatgaagtgtggccagcaggtcgagggaagGGATTCTGCTCCTCTACTCTCCTCTgctgagaccccacctggagtattgcattcagctctggatcCCTCAGCGTAAGAAGGACATTAACCTGTTAGAGCGGCTCCAGAgcagggccacaaagatgatctgGAGCAGCTCTCCGGTGAAGAAAGACTGGGGGACTTGTGGCgattcagcctggagaggagaaggttctggggagaccttgttgtggcctttcagtacctaaaggaagcttataagaaagatggggacaaaatTTTTAGTAGagcctgttgcaataggacaaggggtaatggttttacactaaaagagggtagatttacactagatacaaggaagaattttttttacaatgagggtggtgaacCATGGGAACAGGTTGCCAGAGAGctggtagatgccccatccatggaaacattcaaggtcaggctggatggggctctgagcaacctgatctagttgaagacATCcttgctcattgcaggggggttggactagatgaccttaaaggtgccttccaaccccaacTGTTCTGTAATTCTATGAAATAAGATTTCAGGAGCATTGTAATAAAGTCTCGGTTCAGTAAGGGAAATAGAGATAACACTGGTAATAGGAAAACATACCCACCATTTGGGAGCAGAGGTCTGCCTCATGTGGGCTGTTGCGGTGCTTTCCAGCACGCCATTGCAGGGCAAGGGTGGGTGAGGCACTGGGACAGCAGGGCATGCACCAGCAGAACCTCTGCTCGGCAgaggggctgagggagctgagCTCGCTCTGATCTGGCAGCGAAGAGCTCGTGGCTGCAGTACACGGGGCAGGGTAGGCAGCCTAACTGCAAAAGGAGGAGAGAGCAGGTTCAGACCATCTTGTGACTGGtctcatctgcatttttttagcTTTGGAATGCAGGGTAGCTGGGAAGGGCTTAGGTCaatgggaaaacaaagccaaagttgcagtggggctgggctgggaagagagCGGGCTGGAGGAGGGCATGCAGTGGGGCTGGAGACAAGGGCTGTTGTGTGTAATGGCAGCAGAGTccggcagctgctgctgtgcctgtaCCTGGTCAGGGCTCCTGCCTGTTTGATTGGAAAGCAAGacggggaggggtggggggtggggggagggggtacGGGGAATTTGTAGGAGAGCTTTTCCAGAGGCTCTGATTAATCATTTGGCATCGCAGCCAATTTAAGCAATTTCTGCCCCAGGCATAACAAAGGGGAAATCACAGGGTGGGGAGAtgcagcagggatgggcagggacaATTAAACCAGCTGCCATCAGAGGAACTGGCTGAACTACCACCGAGTGATGGTGGTGCCAGTGTAGTGCAAACTGCCGGTCACCAGTGGGTCAGAGACTGTGGGGGAGACCCTCTCCCTCGGGGCATGGCTATGGGGCAGGAGCAAAGGCAGGCACTGAGAAGGGCTGGGAGTGGGTGTGCTCTGTGGttcagagcagccccagccagccccagccagcctgaGGAGATGCTGGAGGTCTGGTTCCAAGAAAAGCCAAACAGCTGCCTCACCTGCTCAGGCCACAGGATGTCCAGGGTGGGAAGGTGACTTGAGAGAAACAAGACACTGAAAGCTGCCATTTCCTCATGATGCCATCTACTTCAGCCAGCACAACGGGAGACAAGGAACTATTTAAAGAGGGCACTGAAACCGTCAGTTTCAAAACCAGGGCCTTTTCTGTGGCACTAACAAAAGTCAGAGGATGTTTCAGCTAAAGGACAGTGTCCGTAATTAGGGTTGCACATGGTGTGATGAGAAACATCCCACCCAGCCAAACACGTCTCAGTCACAACCGGTCTTCCCTGCTGAGTCAATGACTTACACTAGTGAAGCCTTGGATAAGCTCCGGCTCTTTGATTTACAAGCAGCCCTTGGCGCAGATGGGACAGGGCCTGGCACGTTTGTTCCTGACCCATCTGGCTGCCAGGACACCCCGCAGCAGGACAGTGCTGCTTGGCTGCACTTCACCAGGTCCTGCTACCATGTAGGAGACATCCAACCAACCCAAAGCCATTTGCAGCTTGGCCACGCACAAAGGACCACATAAGCCCAATTTCTTCATTTAAGCTTCGTCCACCTAGCCACGCTTCAAATAACAAAAGACACGGAGCTGCCCTTCCAGAAAAATCCAACTGCTGGAATAAAAACCACTGTTGAAAACTTGTAAGAAGGAAACGAAAATACCATATAGAGAGCTACTGTCATATCCCCGGTTGGGGTTTAGCAGGTCTACACTTCTATCACAGACCAAGAAAAACTATCGCTCCTCCATGTGAGGAAAACCTATCTGCCTTAAGGTGTTTTCCAGGTTTATTGACATTCAGCGTAGGGCTATTTTAATTTGATCACTAGAAGTGGTGAGACATGATCAGGCATAATCATTAACTGATCTCCATTTGTATTCCCTATGCAGTATGTGATTCGCAGCATGCCCTGGATGAAAGTCCATAGCTTGAGTTGCTGGGTGAAACACAGCTCtggaacagaagcagctgtgtcTCCGCTCCCCGGGACCTGCACAGCACAAGGCCTGAGCCCTCGGTGTTTGCCCCTGGGCAGACTGGCAAGTGATCTGGTGAGGCAGAGCCTGAGCACCCACCTTCCTGACCCTAAGGGAGCAGCTCCATTAAGTAAAGATTTAAACCATTGCCAAAGCGGGACGTGGAGCCTGGAGTGGAAGCCGTGACGAGGCCACCCCGAACATCGCCTACAAAGGCAAACTTTTATAGctcttttcacttctgcttgtattttcagtctGCAGAGAGAACACCACACGCACACTAATATACagttttgtgtgtattttttcctcGAGCTTGCTGGTAGATGCGTTCGGAAGACTAGCAGTGATTTCTTTTCacaacagcaattaaaaaagaaaatgtgctgcGAAGGCAGGAAAAATCAGGAGTTTGCCAGTGGAAGAGAATAGATAAATGACAGGGCTCGGCTTAGGCCCTCACACAGGGACAGAGCTGACTCTGggtattttctctctcctgttgcGGGTGCCTGTACCCTGTTAGGGTTCTGCTGGTCACACATAAGCCAACCAACCAGCCCAAACCCACTTACAGCACGGACACACACAAAGCTGTGCTCACACCTGCTACAAAAAAAGTGTGAcacaacagcagaaagaaaaccatgccGAGTGTAATCTCTCTTCCTAGGGCTACCTGCACTTTGTTATACCCCTTGAAACAGCTCCACGATACAAAATACAATGAGGCTAATCCATCTGGACCAGcgtgaaaaaagaaagagcaagttTGATGAGGTCAGCATGTCCGTGACATTTTTATCACGGTGAGAAGTGATCCAAAATAGGAAACACACACAAGACACTGTAACTAAGGCTTTGTACTACACCCGCCTCTGACTTTCAGGATCCCTGGCTTTCAACCCCTCCCCCAGACACACACCCCCGTGCCCTCAAGAGTTACGTGCGTACCTCCATCAGAGTATGGACAACAGAACTAGGGCATAGGTGCTCTGGCTGGGAACGAGGGCTGTGTACGGGCTATGTGCACATTGGACATACAGTCCCTGCTTGAAAACAATTTGTCATAAGCATTTGCCTTGCTTAAGACCTCACTAGCATTCACAGATAGACTCTCACTTCACTGAGAAAGGTTAAAGTATTTGCCTTTTATTCAGAAGACTTGTTCTGTTTCCAGTGGTACTTCTCCATGTCCTTCAAACCAAAGAGCCCCTAGTTTTGTAACAGCACCAGTCTACcacaataaaagcaaacaaatcaaaaccaaaaaagttcCATGATGTGATATAgcataaagaaacaaatacagctAGTACATcagagaaataaacatttacatAAAGTTGTGTAAGTTGCTATAGAAGTGGCAGTATGCAATTAAAAGAGCAATAAGATTACCAGGTCTGCTAGATGTTTATAGCATGTCTACTCAGACTGTACCTATATTGTCATGCTGGCTTTAGGCATGACTTTGCACTTGGGACCTAGCTACCTCAGTCAGCCGTGCTACACATGGTAGGCTTTCACACAACTTCCCTACAGCCCACAGTGTGTATGCAAGTGTCCCAAGCCACCTGTCCAGACTCAAGCAGCGCTTGCAAAGCTGTAGAGATGTAGCCTATCGCCATCTCCTCCCTATGGATACGGTATTACAGGGTTCATCTGCATATGCCTGGTGAAGAAACAATATACAGTCAGTTGTGTACTATAACACCTTAAGTCACATGGAATCTTAgactttagaaaaaatattttaattgtcaGTTCACAAGTAAAAACTATCACTATTACAAAACATCTTGTAATACTAGAATATCTAGCTTGgaaagaattttgtttttatcGCTGTTGCATGTAGTTTTCAGGAGCTGTTGTCAGCATGAAGGTATTAGTGGGTTTCCCACTTGTCATAGTCAGTTTGTAAGGGTACTCATAGGAAGATACCATTTCCTATTTAAACCTCATGCCATTTTCACATGTTTAGGCTGCCCTGATTTTTTCAGACATGTGCATACTTGACACCTGACACTACGTATCAGTCTCACCCAACTGAAATTGTTTTATATAACAAATTTCACTTGCAGCCTTTAAACAGAACATTCACTCCAAAAAGAGTGAACACCAGCATTTACACCACCTTAGCTACTTGAAAATCCTATAACTGTGTTCTGACAGCTATCAGATATTAACTCgttcatttcattttgtttggtttcttccTTATTCTCATGGTTGGGATGATGTTTTGAATTTCCAGCTTTTTTAGACCTTCTGAGGAAAAATTTTGTCAGTAAGTAGCATAACTCAGCCACATTTAAAAGAATGCAAATGCTGGACACAGCAATCATGAAAATAGTAAACACCGTCTTTTCAGTAGGTCGAGAAACAAAGCAGTCTACTGTGTTGGGGCAGGGCCAAGCATTACACTTCATTAACCGAGGCATTCTGAACCCATCGTACATGAAATAAAACGCATACATGAAGACTGCTTCAAAGACCAGTCTGAAGAAGATGCTGCTAGTGTATGTCCACCACAAGGAGCCCTCAATACGAAACCtctgttttctgatttcttcaATGTCCTTGTATTCACATTTCTGGTCTCCCTTTCTGAACTGCCTTTTCTTCTCATGCCTCCTGTAAGCTACATGCATGGCCACCAGCAACGCAGGTGTGGAAACAAAGATCAGCTGCAGGGCCCAGAGTCTAATAtgagagatggggaaaaagTGATCGTAGCAAACATTCTTGCAACCAGG
Proteins encoded in this window:
- the LOC130145036 gene encoding gap junction beta-6 protein; amino-acid sequence: MDWGALHTILGGVNKHSTSIGKIWLTVLFIFRIMILVVAAERVWGDEQDDFICNTLQPGCKNVCYDHFFPISHIRLWALQLIFVSTPALLVAMHVAYRRHEKKRQFRKGDQKCEYKDIEEIRKQRFRIEGSLWWTYTSSIFFRLVFEAVFMYAFYFMYDGFRMPRLMKCNAWPCPNTVDCFVSRPTEKTVFTIFMIAVSSICILLNVAELCYLLTKFFLRRSKKAGNSKHHPNHENKEETKQNEMNELISDSCQNTVIGFSSS